A single window of Bradyrhizobium daqingense DNA harbors:
- a CDS encoding ParB/RepB/Spo0J family partition protein, protein MAKKNTQRKRTFTRTDIQTPADTYESIADLEARLRTEEQPVLPANASAGTVLERDTIRVAEKAFQWRLPKRNMVPRHDVIYDMARALRDGFKLPPITVFAVGTGFYVIDGHHRLAAYDTAGVRQVPAKVFLGTLEEAERFALRSNSRDKIPMGKADKLAAAWRLVRQDKDGDSISSIARDAGIAQSSVSNMRAVLKRLREMGLPADDVLEMSWNTARGRAQGITEDAELEDWREAEAQKLVEAIARAKLGARLTKNPDITAIALAKLNDGLPQALMAQWTEPAEATYDPDDKTPDEDF, encoded by the coding sequence GTGGCCAAGAAGAATACGCAACGGAAGCGCACGTTCACCCGCACTGACATCCAGACACCCGCAGACACCTACGAGAGCATTGCAGACCTTGAGGCCCGACTGAGGACCGAGGAGCAACCCGTGCTCCCGGCGAACGCCAGCGCAGGGACGGTGCTGGAGCGCGACACCATTAGGGTCGCGGAGAAGGCTTTCCAATGGCGGCTACCCAAGCGCAACATGGTGCCAAGACATGATGTCATCTACGACATGGCAAGGGCGCTGCGTGATGGGTTCAAGCTGCCACCAATCACAGTGTTCGCTGTTGGGACCGGGTTCTACGTAATTGACGGCCACCACCGCTTAGCGGCTTACGACACGGCGGGTGTGCGCCAGGTCCCAGCCAAGGTGTTCCTCGGGACATTAGAGGAGGCAGAGCGCTTTGCCCTGCGAAGCAATTCTCGGGATAAGATCCCAATGGGAAAGGCGGACAAGCTCGCAGCCGCGTGGAGGCTTGTGAGGCAAGACAAGGACGGGGACAGCATCTCCAGCATCGCCAGAGACGCCGGTATTGCCCAGAGCAGCGTAAGCAACATGAGGGCCGTGCTGAAGAGGCTGAGGGAGATGGGGCTGCCAGCGGACGACGTTCTGGAGATGTCTTGGAACACGGCGCGCGGACGAGCGCAGGGGATTACGGAGGACGCCGAGCTTGAGGATTGGCGCGAGGCTGAAGCTCAGAAACTGGTCGAAGCAATCGCCCGTGCGAAACTGGGAGCACGCCTGACCAAGAACCCGGACATCACGGCTATAGCTCTGGCCAAATTGAACGATGGGCTCCCGCAGGCCCTCATGGCCCAATGGACGGAGCCGGCCGAAGCGACCTACGACCCGGACGACAAAACGCCCGATGAGGACTTCTGA